DNA from Kineosporiaceae bacterium:
GCCTCGAAGTCGGCCCGGGTGGCCATCGCCCACCGGATGTCCAGGCTCTGCCGCTCCCAGCCGTTCATGGCCCAGAATCGTTGCACCGCAACAGGATCGTGCTCGGGCAGGAAGCGCCGGAACCAGGATCCGAAGGTCGACCTGGACGCGTCGTTGTCGATCACGAACGCCACCCCACCCCGCCGGACGACGCGAGCCAGCTCGCGCATCCCGGGCTCGCAACCGGGCGCGAAGAAGTAGGCCCACCGGGCGTGCGCGACGTCCACCGAGGCATCGGCCACCGGCAACGCCTGGGCGGTGCCCGCGCGCACGCTGACCCGGGTCTGCCCCTGGCAGCGCCGCCGTGCCAACTCCAGGAGCGGTGGATGCGGCTCGACGCCGATCACCGAGCGGGCGGTGGCGGCGAACCGCGGCAGGTGGAAGCCGGTGCCGCAGCCGACGTCCAGGACGTCCGCGCCGTCCCAGTCGCGGATCGTGCGCATCGCCGCCTCGATCACCCCGTCCGGATCGCAGCTGCGGTTCTCGACCTCGTAGACCGCCGGGGAGTACCAGATGTTCGGACTCGGCCGGACCTCCGCCGCCA
Protein-coding regions in this window:
- a CDS encoding class I SAM-dependent methyltransferase, yielding MRTIRDWDGADVLDVGCGTGFHLPRFAATARSVIGVEPHPPLLELARRRCQGQTRVSVRAGTAQALPVADASVDVAHARWAYFFAPGCEPGMRELARVVRRGGVAFVIDNDASRSTFGSWFRRFLPEHDPVAVQRFWAMNGWERQSLDIRWAMATRADFEAVVRIEFTADLAEAILAEHPGCEVDYAVNLFWRRF